A section of the Lutra lutra chromosome 3, mLutLut1.2, whole genome shotgun sequence genome encodes:
- the SFT2D3 gene encoding vesicle transport protein SFT2C, translated as MADLHRQLQEYLAQGKAGGLTAAEPLLAAEKTEEPAAGDGPAGAWLGRAGLRWTWAPGPAEPTVATGPACLPSVTRTQRLAASGVCLLLAALCFGLAALYAPVLLLRARKFALLWSLGSALALVGGMLLRGGAACGRLLRGEETPSRPALLYVASLGATLYAALGLRSTLLTALGACVQVGALLTVLFGLLPWGAGTALRVALGRLAPGAGLAKALPV; from the coding sequence ATGGCGGACCTCCACCGCCAGCTGCAGGAGTACCTGGCGCAGGGTAAAGCCGGCGGGCTGACGGCCGCCGAGCCGCTGCTCGCTGCGGAAAAGACTGAGGAGCCCGCGGCGGGGGACGGGCCGGCGGGGGCGTGGCTGGGCCGCGCGGGCCTGCGCTGGACTTGGGCGCCGGGCCCCGCGGAGCCAACGGTGGCGACAGGGCCAGCGTGCTTGCCCAGTGTGACGCGCACACAGCGGCTGGCGGCCAGCGGCGTTTGCCTGCTGCTGGCCGCGCTCTGCTTCGGCCTGGCCGCGCTCTACGCGCCTGTGCTGCTGCTGCGCGCTCGCAAGTTCGCGCTGCTCTGGTCTCTGGGCTCGGCGCTGGCGCTAGTGGGCGGCATGCTGCTGCGGGGCGGCGCGGCGTGCGGGCGCCTGCTGCGCGGCGAGGAGACGCCATCCCGGCCTGCGCTGCTCTACGTGGCCTCGCTGGGCGCCACGCTGTACGCGGCGCTCGGGCTGCGCAGCACGTTGCTCACGGCACTGGGCGCCTGCGTGCAGGTGGGCGCGCTGCTGACCGTGTTGTTCGGGCTCCTGCCCTGGGGCGCAGGCACCGCGCTGCGAGTAGCGCTCGGACGCCTGGCTCCCGGCGCCGGCCTCGCCAAGGCACTGCCGGTGTGA